In the genome of Olsenella profusa DSM 13989, one region contains:
- the phnE gene encoding phosphonate ABC transporter, permease protein PhnE codes for MGTSRGGGPTISGGIRLTAFDHIFRPTTITLPNGSTVTKRASRVPLAALFILALSVLSIRVTKFDPAVLAARGSAFFDILRAMAPPNWSYMGDVWQPLFDTIKMSLLGSFVGSVLVIPFAVAASTNIVHSRVVVAIMRLLLSIIRTLPTIVTALIATYIFGLGTLAGTTAIAVFTFAYVGKILYEEIEVVDMGAFEAMEAMGAGKVRACRWAILPQIAPSYLSNCLYCFEGNVRYASILGYVGAGGLGLLLNERLGWRMYPDVGMVIVALFVTVFVIETVSRAARRRLS; via the coding sequence ATGGGAACGAGTAGGGGCGGGGGGCCCACCATCTCAGGCGGCATCCGCCTCACGGCCTTCGACCACATCTTCAGGCCGACGACCATCACGCTGCCCAACGGCTCCACGGTCACCAAGCGGGCGAGCAGGGTTCCTTTGGCCGCCCTGTTCATCCTGGCGCTCTCGGTGCTCTCCATACGGGTCACCAAATTCGACCCCGCGGTGCTCGCCGCCAGGGGCTCCGCCTTCTTCGACATCCTGAGGGCCATGGCTCCCCCCAACTGGTCGTACATGGGTGACGTGTGGCAGCCGCTGTTCGACACCATCAAGATGTCGCTGCTGGGCTCGTTCGTCGGCTCGGTCCTCGTGATCCCCTTTGCCGTCGCAGCCTCCACCAACATCGTGCACAGTCGTGTGGTCGTCGCCATCATGCGCCTGCTGCTGAGCATCATCCGCACGCTGCCTACCATCGTCACGGCGCTCATCGCCACCTACATCTTTGGCCTGGGCACGCTGGCGGGCACGACGGCCATTGCGGTCTTCACCTTTGCCTACGTGGGCAAGATCCTCTACGAGGAGATCGAGGTCGTCGACATGGGCGCCTTCGAGGCCATGGAGGCCATGGGCGCGGGCAAGGTACGCGCCTGTCGGTGGGCCATCCTGCCGCAGATTGCGCCGTCCTACCTCTCCAACTGCCTCTACTGCTTCGAGGGCAATGTGCGCTATGCCTCCATCTTGGGCTATGTGGGCGCCGGCGGCCTGGGCCTGCTCCTCAACGAGCGTCTCGGCTGGCGCATGTATCCCGACGTGGGCATGGTGATCGTGGCGCTGTTCGTGACCGTGTTCGTCATCGAGACCGTCAGCCGTGCCGCGCGCAGGCGCCTGAGCTAG
- the phnE gene encoding phosphonate ABC transporter, permease protein PhnE, with amino-acid sequence MNDSIRRAYEERPRPWVFELAVTLVVVALLVWSGSAVEAAGTGQNGTQIALNILGGIAHPDPSLLFNLTTQGVPYLLLETICIAFLGTVVGAIISIPLAFLASSNLVSRPIALIARLLIMAVRTIPPFVYGLMFVRVTGPGAFAGLLTMSLCSVGMVCKMYIESIEDLDRRVLESLDAEGCTTWRKIRFGVIPQLASSFVSTAIYRFDMNLRDATVLGLVGAGGIGAPLIFAMNSYRWNQAGSILVGLVVLILVVEWVSTRIRTRLTRGA; translated from the coding sequence ATGAATGACAGCATCCGGCGCGCCTACGAGGAGCGCCCGCGTCCGTGGGTCTTCGAGCTTGCCGTGACGCTGGTGGTCGTGGCGCTGCTCGTGTGGAGCGGCAGCGCCGTCGAGGCGGCGGGCACGGGGCAGAACGGCACGCAGATAGCCCTCAACATCCTGGGCGGCATCGCGCACCCTGACCCGTCCCTGCTGTTCAACCTCACGACGCAGGGCGTTCCCTACCTGCTCCTCGAGACCATCTGCATAGCGTTCCTCGGCACGGTCGTCGGGGCCATCATCTCCATCCCACTGGCGTTCTTGGCCTCGTCGAATCTCGTCTCCCGGCCCATCGCCCTCATCGCCCGCCTCCTCATCATGGCCGTGCGTACCATCCCACCCTTCGTCTACGGCCTCATGTTCGTGCGCGTGACCGGTCCGGGGGCCTTTGCGGGCCTGCTCACGATGTCGCTGTGCTCCGTGGGCATGGTGTGCAAGATGTACATCGAGTCCATCGAGGACCTCGACAGGCGCGTGCTGGAGTCGCTCGACGCCGAGGGTTGCACCACCTGGCGCAAGATTCGCTTCGGCGTGATTCCCCAGCTGGCCTCGAGCTTTGTCTCGACGGCCATCTACCGCTTTGACATGAACCTCCGCGACGCCACGGTGCTGGGCCTCGTGGGTGCCGGCGGCATCGGCGCGCCGCTCATCTTTGCCATGAACAGCTACCGGTGGAACCAGGCGGGATCCATCCTCGTGGGGTTGGTCGTGCTCATCCTCGTGGTGGAGTGGGTCTCCACGCGCATCAGGACCAGGCTCACGCGGGGGGCGTAG
- the phnC gene encoding phosphonate ABC transporter ATP-binding protein, translating into MIEFSHMYMRYPNGFEALKDVDLTIEDGRFVAIIGRSGAGKSTLIRTVNRLNPISQGTIVVDGTDVGSLHGASLRKFRRNIGMIFQSFNLITRTTVIKNVLTAFVPDVPWWRSVLGIFTKDERLRALESLDKMGILDKAYVRVDQLSGGQQQRVALARTLTQDPTIILADEPVASLDPMTARRVMGDLKRINQEMGITVLLNIHHVDLALEYCDSVLGISAGEVVYWGDARDVNQSVLARIYGADEAAHLLDERIPEGGEGADGNE; encoded by the coding sequence ATGATCGAGTTCTCCCACATGTATATGAGGTATCCCAATGGCTTTGAGGCGCTCAAGGACGTCGACCTCACCATCGAGGACGGGCGCTTCGTGGCCATCATCGGCCGTTCGGGCGCGGGCAAGTCGACCCTCATCCGCACCGTCAACCGCCTGAACCCCATCAGCCAGGGCACGATCGTAGTCGATGGCACCGACGTGGGAAGCCTGCACGGCGCCTCGCTCAGGAAGTTTCGGCGCAACATCGGCATGATCTTCCAGTCGTTCAACCTCATCACGCGCACGACTGTCATCAAGAACGTGCTCACGGCATTCGTGCCCGACGTTCCCTGGTGGCGTTCCGTCCTGGGCATCTTCACCAAGGACGAGAGGCTGAGGGCGCTGGAATCCCTCGACAAGATGGGCATCCTGGACAAGGCCTACGTCCGCGTGGACCAGCTCTCCGGCGGCCAGCAGCAGCGTGTGGCACTGGCGCGCACGCTCACGCAGGATCCCACGATCATCCTGGCCGACGAGCCCGTGGCCTCCCTCGACCCCATGACGGCCCGGCGCGTGATGGGCGACCTCAAGCGCATCAACCAGGAGATGGGCATCACCGTCCTGCTCAACATCCACCATGTGGACCTGGCCCTGGAGTACTGCGACAGCGTGCTGGGCATCAGTGCGGGCGAGGTCGTGTACTGGGGTGACGCCAGGGACGTCAACCAGTCCGTGCTCGCGAGGATCTATGGTGCGGACGAGGCGGCCCACCTGCTGGACGAGAGGATCCCCGAGGGAGGGGAGGGCGCCGATGGGAACGAGTAG
- a CDS encoding NAD(P)-binding protein, whose protein sequence is MARMHVMERSEEQQIMDELHAALGRRLAVSSLAPCPVEFTMAFVDMCSTQSCGKCTPCRVGLRTLRHLLSDVLNGSATMDTLTEIERLSRSVYLSADCAIGFEAGAMALRAVKGFHDDFMHHITRRSCGFEQSSLVPCVSGCPAGVDIPGYIALVAAGRNTDAVRLIRKDNPLPLVCGLVCEHPCEINCRRGMIDDPMNIRAIKRYACEHMEGSYMPRMAEGTGKEIAVVGGGPAGLSCAYYLTLMGHHVTILEQRKHLGGMLRYGIPAYRLPREQLDGEIQWILGRGIDVVRETRVTDIAALRDAYDAVYIAIGAHADRKLGLDGEDAEGVASAVDMLRAIGDDETPDFSGQRVCIIGGGNVAMDAARSSVRCGADKVTIVYRRRVADMTAQDEEIGGAEAEGCELLQLNAPVRIETDEAGAVCGLVVQPQVIGAFKGGRPAPRPADASEVTLPCERVIVAIGQAIDSAPFEEGGFQTKHGRFVTKSDASAPGFDDVYVGGDCQSGPATVIRAINAGKIAAGNIDNYLGFNHKIELDFDIPPIQFRDVGPCGRSETTLREADERVRDFDEIEVGLSKEEVMQEASRCLHCDHFGYGAFRGGRVFEW, encoded by the coding sequence ATGGCGCGCATGCATGTCATGGAGCGCAGCGAAGAGCAGCAGATCATGGATGAGCTGCACGCGGCGCTGGGACGGAGGCTGGCCGTCAGCTCGCTGGCGCCCTGCCCGGTGGAGTTCACGATGGCGTTCGTGGACATGTGCTCCACGCAGAGCTGCGGTAAGTGCACACCCTGCCGCGTGGGGCTGAGGACACTCAGGCACCTGCTGTCGGACGTGCTCAACGGCTCGGCCACGATGGATACGCTTACGGAGATCGAGCGCCTCTCGAGGAGTGTCTACCTCTCGGCGGATTGTGCCATCGGCTTCGAGGCCGGTGCCATGGCGCTGCGGGCGGTCAAGGGCTTCCATGACGACTTCATGCACCATATCACCCGTCGCTCGTGCGGCTTCGAGCAGTCGAGCCTCGTGCCCTGTGTCTCCGGGTGTCCCGCAGGCGTGGACATCCCGGGTTACATCGCCCTTGTCGCCGCCGGTCGCAATACGGATGCCGTGCGTCTCATCCGCAAGGACAATCCGCTGCCGCTTGTGTGCGGCCTCGTGTGCGAGCATCCCTGCGAGATCAACTGCCGCCGTGGCATGATTGACGATCCCATGAACATCCGTGCCATCAAGCGCTATGCCTGCGAGCACATGGAGGGGAGCTACATGCCTCGGATGGCCGAGGGGACCGGAAAGGAGATAGCCGTCGTTGGTGGCGGGCCTGCCGGCCTCAGCTGTGCCTACTACCTCACGCTCATGGGGCACCATGTCACGATCCTCGAGCAGCGCAAGCACCTGGGCGGCATGCTGCGCTATGGCATCCCGGCCTATCGTCTTCCGCGCGAGCAGCTCGACGGCGAGATTCAATGGATCCTCGGCCGCGGCATCGATGTGGTGCGTGAGACACGGGTGACGGACATCGCTGCGTTGAGGGACGCCTACGATGCCGTCTATATCGCCATTGGTGCGCATGCTGATCGCAAGCTTGGACTCGACGGCGAGGATGCTGAAGGCGTTGCCTCTGCCGTTGACATGCTGCGCGCCATAGGGGACGACGAGACGCCGGACTTCTCCGGCCAGCGCGTGTGCATCATCGGTGGTGGCAACGTGGCCATGGACGCCGCACGCTCCTCGGTGCGCTGTGGGGCTGACAAGGTCACGATCGTCTACCGTCGCCGCGTGGCGGACATGACCGCCCAGGACGAGGAGATCGGGGGTGCCGAGGCGGAGGGCTGTGAGCTCCTGCAACTCAACGCACCCGTGCGCATCGAGACCGACGAGGCGGGTGCGGTGTGTGGCCTTGTTGTGCAGCCACAGGTCATTGGTGCCTTCAAGGGTGGGCGGCCGGCGCCACGCCCTGCCGATGCCTCCGAGGTGACGCTGCCCTGCGAACGCGTCATCGTCGCCATCGGCCAGGCCATCGACTCCGCGCCCTTCGAGGAGGGGGGCTTTCAGACCAAGCACGGCAGGTTCGTCACCAAGAGCGACGCCTCGGCGCCGGGATTCGACGACGTGTATGTGGGTGGCGACTGCCAGAGTGGCCCTGCGACGGTCATCCGGGCCATCAACGCCGGCAAGATCGCTGCAGGCAACATCGACAACTACCTCGGTTTCAATCACAAGATCGAGCTTGACTTCGACATCCCTCCCATACAGTTTCGGGATGTGGGTCCCTGTGGCCGGTCGGAGACCACCCTCAGGGAGGCCGACGAGCGCGTGCGCGACTTTGACGAGATAGAGGTGGGCCTCTCCAAGGAGGAGGTCATGCAGGAGGCATCGCGATGCCTGCACTGCGACCACTTTGGCTATGGTGCGTTCCGCGGGGGGAGGGTGTTCGAGTGGTAA
- a CDS encoding bifunctional metallophosphatase/5'-nucleotidase has product MGRTSLRVVFTSDTHGHLLPVDYATGARLGAGVSAIARSAWEGPEASGVPRGDTLVIDGGDSLQGTPLMRRWMQRGALGTNPAARAFNALGVDVFTLGNHDFNFGRDILAGYLQDMDGQCVCANVTDARRELPIVPWVMRTLESGLVVGITGIVTDYVNVWERPGNLDGLVVGDTMEAARRVAHELAGACDVSICIYHGGFEEDLETGRRLSPTRENLACEMARGCGFDLLLTGHQHMAVPGVRIGSTWAVQPAANALHYVDVRGTWDDGAGMSWTSHLVPAGASVDGRVVRALSSLEEDVERWLDEPVGRLVEAIPCEGKLDVALSGSRVATLVNAAQLDATGADLSCTALPNGAVGLGEVVTQRAICVAYPFSNLLMVLSVSREALRGALERCASYLELDESGSPRVSDLFLRPKEEHYNFDLYEGISAVADLSRPVGERIVSLALADGGPVPDVMRLACNDYRATGTGSYGMLGECPVVGTVAVEVPDLLARFLEGHSPWEPSRHRGLRFVW; this is encoded by the coding sequence ATGGGCCGCACATCCCTGCGCGTGGTGTTCACCTCGGACACCCATGGGCACCTCCTGCCGGTGGACTATGCCACGGGCGCGCGCCTGGGTGCGGGCGTCTCGGCGATTGCACGCTCGGCATGGGAGGGTCCGGAGGCATCCGGCGTGCCTCGCGGCGACACCCTGGTGATCGATGGGGGCGACAGCCTGCAGGGCACGCCCCTCATGCGACGGTGGATGCAGCGGGGCGCCCTGGGCACGAACCCCGCCGCACGCGCGTTCAACGCCCTGGGCGTGGACGTCTTCACCCTGGGCAACCACGACTTCAATTTTGGCCGCGACATCCTTGCGGGCTACCTCCAGGACATGGATGGCCAGTGTGTCTGCGCCAATGTCACGGACGCGCGCCGGGAGCTCCCCATCGTGCCCTGGGTCATGCGGACGCTGGAGAGCGGCCTCGTCGTGGGCATCACGGGCATCGTCACGGACTACGTGAACGTGTGGGAGCGTCCCGGGAACCTCGACGGTCTCGTGGTGGGCGACACCATGGAGGCGGCGCGTCGCGTGGCGCACGAGCTTGCCGGCGCGTGCGACGTCTCGATCTGCATCTACCATGGGGGTTTCGAGGAGGATCTCGAGACGGGGCGCCGGCTCTCTCCCACGCGCGAGAACCTGGCCTGCGAGATGGCGCGCGGCTGTGGCTTCGACCTCCTGCTCACGGGGCACCAACATATGGCCGTTCCCGGCGTGCGGATTGGCTCCACCTGGGCGGTGCAGCCGGCAGCCAACGCGCTGCACTACGTCGACGTGCGGGGTACGTGGGATGATGGGGCGGGCATGAGCTGGACGTCCCACCTGGTGCCTGCGGGAGCCTCCGTGGACGGGCGCGTCGTGCGTGCGCTCTCCTCCCTCGAGGAGGATGTCGAGCGATGGCTTGATGAGCCCGTGGGCAGGCTGGTCGAGGCCATCCCCTGCGAGGGGAAGCTGGATGTGGCGCTCTCGGGCAGCCGCGTGGCCACGCTCGTCAACGCGGCGCAACTTGATGCCACGGGTGCGGACCTGTCCTGCACGGCGCTGCCCAACGGGGCCGTGGGCCTGGGCGAGGTGGTCACCCAGCGCGCCATCTGCGTGGCCTACCCCTTCTCCAACCTGCTCATGGTGCTGAGCGTGTCCCGGGAGGCGCTCAGGGGTGCCCTCGAGCGCTGCGCTTCCTACCTGGAGCTCGACGAGTCAGGCTCGCCACGCGTGAGCGACCTCTTCCTGCGTCCTAAGGAGGAGCACTACAACTTCGACCTCTATGAGGGCATCAGTGCCGTGGCGGACCTGAGTCGCCCCGTGGGAGAACGCATCGTCTCGCTCGCACTGGCGGATGGTGGCCCTGTGCCCGACGTCATGCGGCTCGCCTGCAACGACTACCGTGCCACGGGCACGGGTAGCTACGGGATGCTGGGGGAGTGCCCGGTCGTGGGCACCGTCGCCGTCGAGGTGCCCGACCTGCTCGCCCGCTTCCTCGAGGGGCACTCGCCCTGGGAGCCTTCCCGTCACCGGGGCCTGCGCTTCGTGTGGTAG
- the pta gene encoding phosphate acetyltransferase produces the protein MSSFLERMKSQAQAIRKTIVLPEGEDPRTIEAARQIVAGGLAHLIILGDPNTISVAGATVIDPTTSDRHEVYAQRFAELRAKKGVTIEQARGQMDDATYFGTMMVKMGDADGLVSGACHSTANTLRPALQILRTAPGTKLVSAFFVMCTHSEYGEHGTLMFADCGLNIDPTADELSEIALATAHTWRQFMSVEPKVAMLSFSTKGSAKGEVPTKVQEATELAHQKDPGLALDGDLQLDAALEPNAAALKAPGSTVAGHADVLVFPNLAAGNIGYKLVQRFAKADAYGPILQGIAKPVNDLSRGCSAEDIVGVVAITAVQAQMAEGA, from the coding sequence ATGAGCAGCTTTCTGGAACGCATGAAGTCGCAGGCCCAGGCCATACGGAAGACCATCGTCCTGCCCGAGGGCGAAGACCCCCGCACCATCGAGGCCGCCCGGCAGATCGTGGCAGGGGGCCTGGCACACCTCATCATCCTTGGTGACCCCAACACAATCTCCGTCGCGGGCGCCACCGTCATCGACCCCACGACCTCCGATCGACACGAGGTCTATGCCCAGAGGTTCGCCGAGCTGCGCGCCAAGAAGGGCGTCACCATCGAGCAGGCCCGCGGTCAGATGGACGACGCCACCTACTTCGGCACGATGATGGTCAAGATGGGCGACGCCGACGGCCTCGTCTCGGGCGCCTGCCACTCCACGGCCAACACCCTGCGTCCCGCCCTCCAGATCCTGAGGACGGCCCCTGGCACCAAGCTCGTCTCCGCCTTCTTCGTCATGTGCACCCACTCCGAGTACGGCGAGCATGGTACCCTGATGTTCGCCGACTGCGGCCTCAACATCGACCCCACCGCCGACGAGCTCTCCGAGATCGCCCTTGCCACGGCCCACACCTGGAGGCAGTTCATGTCCGTGGAGCCCAAGGTGGCCATGCTCTCCTTCTCCACCAAGGGGTCGGCCAAGGGAGAGGTGCCCACCAAGGTGCAGGAGGCCACCGAGCTCGCCCATCAGAAGGATCCCGGCCTCGCCCTCGATGGCGACCTCCAACTTGATGCCGCCCTCGAGCCGAACGCTGCCGCCCTCAAGGCCCCTGGCTCCACCGTTGCCGGTCACGCAGACGTCCTCGTCTTTCCCAACCTCGCGGCGGGCAACATCGGCTACAAGCTCGTACAGCGCTTTGCCAAGGCCGACGCCTACGGCCCCATCCTGCAGGGCATCGCCAAGCCCGTCAACGACCTCTCCCGTGGATGCTCCGCCGAGGACATCGTGGGCGTCGTGGCCATCACGGCCGTCCAGGCCCAGATGGCCGAGGGGGCATAG
- a CDS encoding [FeFe] hydrogenase, group A encodes MVTQLTSHMNEGEAEEPVTLVVDGTRVTVPRSATILEACRQAGQDVPTLCFLKGINEIGSCRICMVEVEGSERLVASCNNYVAEGMVIHTNSPKVRLARRENTRLLLSQHDVECPTCTRSDSCHLLDIATSLGVIGKPRQQMLMHSPWPQGFPLIRDNDKCIRCMRCIQVCDKMQSSHVWDITNRATHTFVDVARGADINDVDCTLCGQCITHCPTGALRERDDVERVYDALADPTVTTIVQIAPSVRTSWGDFWGLDDEQATIEHLVAALRPMGFDYVVNTDFSADLTIVEESAELLVHMRRNASGEGSGYPMFTSCCPGWVRFCKAHYPQLVDGLSTSKSPQGMFGAVVKSYYAERLGIDPHRIFCLSIMPCLAKKAEVAYPNLNDACGDPDMDCSLTVREIVRMLRADHVDVSALKPEPFDEPLGYGSGAGIIFGATGGVMEAALRTAYHVVTGEAPKSDMFEDVRGLEGWKEATFDMAGTEVRVAVASGLGNARRLCDAIVAGEASYDFVEVMACPGGCVGGGGQPIHEGEELAGARGQVLYGLDRHETYRNSYENPSIVQCYEEYFGEPLSERAEELLHTDQHGWLMPAEWIRQAEEAPTAE; translated from the coding sequence GTGGTAACACAGCTCACATCACACATGAACGAGGGCGAGGCGGAGGAGCCGGTCACGCTTGTCGTTGACGGTACGCGGGTGACGGTGCCGCGCAGCGCGACCATCCTCGAGGCATGTCGCCAGGCAGGGCAGGATGTCCCCACGCTCTGCTTTCTCAAGGGCATCAACGAGATTGGCTCATGTCGCATCTGCATGGTGGAGGTCGAGGGGTCAGAGCGTCTGGTGGCCTCGTGCAACAACTATGTGGCCGAGGGTATGGTCATCCACACCAACTCACCCAAGGTGCGTCTCGCGCGCCGCGAGAACACGAGGCTCCTGCTCTCCCAGCATGACGTCGAATGCCCCACGTGCACGAGGTCGGACAGCTGTCACCTCCTGGACATCGCCACGAGCCTGGGCGTCATCGGCAAGCCACGGCAGCAGATGCTCATGCACTCCCCATGGCCCCAGGGCTTCCCGCTCATCCGCGACAACGATAAGTGCATCCGTTGCATGCGCTGCATCCAAGTGTGTGACAAGATGCAGTCCTCGCATGTGTGGGACATCACCAACCGCGCCACCCACACCTTCGTGGACGTGGCACGTGGCGCCGACATCAACGACGTGGACTGCACGCTCTGCGGCCAGTGCATCACGCACTGCCCCACGGGCGCCCTACGCGAGCGCGACGACGTGGAGCGCGTGTACGACGCGCTTGCGGATCCCACGGTGACCACCATCGTGCAGATTGCCCCCTCGGTGCGCACGAGCTGGGGTGACTTCTGGGGCCTTGATGACGAGCAGGCCACCATCGAGCACCTCGTGGCGGCCCTGCGTCCCATGGGCTTCGACTACGTCGTGAACACCGACTTCTCGGCCGACCTCACCATCGTGGAGGAGTCCGCCGAGCTGCTCGTGCACATGCGGAGGAACGCCTCGGGCGAGGGCTCCGGCTACCCCATGTTCACCTCGTGCTGCCCCGGGTGGGTGCGCTTCTGCAAGGCGCACTATCCCCAGCTCGTTGATGGCCTCTCGACCAGCAAGAGCCCTCAGGGCATGTTCGGTGCCGTGGTCAAGAGCTATTACGCCGAGCGGCTTGGCATAGACCCGCATCGGATCTTCTGCCTCTCCATCATGCCGTGTCTGGCCAAGAAGGCCGAGGTCGCCTATCCCAACCTCAATGATGCCTGCGGTGATCCGGACATGGACTGCTCGCTCACGGTGCGCGAGATCGTACGCATGCTGCGGGCCGATCATGTGGATGTGTCCGCCCTGAAGCCCGAACCGTTTGATGAGCCCTTAGGCTACGGCTCGGGCGCCGGCATCATCTTTGGTGCCACGGGCGGCGTCATGGAGGCCGCCCTCAGGACCGCCTACCACGTCGTGACGGGGGAGGCGCCCAAGAGCGACATGTTCGAGGACGTGCGTGGCCTCGAGGGATGGAAGGAGGCCACGTTTGACATGGCGGGCACCGAGGTGCGCGTCGCCGTTGCCTCGGGCCTTGGGAACGCCCGCAGGCTGTGCGACGCGATCGTCGCCGGTGAGGCCTCCTACGACTTCGTGGAGGTCATGGCCTGCCCCGGTGGCTGTGTCGGCGGTGGCGGACAGCCCATCCACGAGGGCGAGGAGCTTGCCGGCGCACGCGGCCAGGTCCTCTATGGCCTCGACCGTCACGAGACGTACCGAAACTCCTACGAGAACCCCTCCATCGTCCAGTGCTACGAGGAGTACTTCGGAGAGCCCCTCAGCGAGCGGGCCGAGGAGCTGCTCCATACGGATCAGCACGGCTGGCTCATGCCCGCGGAGTGGATCCGCCAGGCAGAGGAGGCGCCCACCGCAGAATAG
- the glf gene encoding UDP-galactopyranose mutase — protein MSISHGLPEGFDPLAYDAVVVGAGYAGAVCARRFAEACGYKVAILERRNHIAGNAYDFKDEAGILVHKYGPHIYHTTNERVHEFLSRFTEWTAYDHKVRASVRGTLVPVPFNHQSLRIVFGDERGEHLYRKLVATFGENKKVPIMDLREKNDPELSEVADYVYENVFLRYTMKQWGKTPDQIDPAVMGRVPVFVGDDDRYFPQAPHQGMPAEGYTRLFERMLDHDLIDVFLDVDVRDLVSVSGTQVRLCDRVYGGELVYTGALDELFGFDAGALPYRTVDMVFETLPVDQFQPVGTVNYTVSENFTRITEFKHMTGQEVPGRTTIMREYSRTYLPGMGETPYYVINEPANVELYEGYRERVEGVVNFHVVGRLAEYRYYDMDGVVASALELSDDLIQSH, from the coding sequence ATGAGCATCTCTCACGGTCTGCCCGAAGGCTTCGATCCCCTGGCCTACGATGCCGTCGTTGTCGGTGCAGGCTATGCGGGTGCGGTCTGCGCGCGCCGGTTCGCGGAGGCATGTGGCTACAAGGTCGCCATCCTCGAGCGGCGGAACCACATCGCGGGCAATGCGTACGACTTCAAGGACGAGGCAGGCATACTCGTCCACAAGTACGGCCCGCACATCTATCACACCACCAACGAGCGCGTCCATGAGTTCCTCTCACGCTTCACGGAGTGGACGGCCTATGATCACAAGGTGCGTGCCAGCGTGCGTGGCACGCTCGTTCCGGTGCCCTTCAACCATCAGTCGCTCAGGATCGTGTTTGGCGACGAGAGGGGCGAGCACCTCTACCGGAAGCTCGTTGCCACCTTTGGCGAGAACAAGAAGGTTCCCATCATGGATCTCAGGGAGAAGAACGACCCCGAGCTCTCCGAGGTGGCCGATTACGTGTACGAGAACGTCTTTTTGCGCTACACCATGAAGCAGTGGGGCAAGACGCCCGACCAGATCGACCCTGCCGTCATGGGGCGCGTGCCCGTGTTCGTGGGCGATGACGACCGCTACTTCCCGCAGGCCCCCCACCAGGGCATGCCTGCGGAGGGCTATACCAGGCTCTTCGAGCGCATGCTCGATCACGACCTCATCGACGTCTTCCTCGATGTGGACGTGCGCGACCTCGTCTCGGTGAGCGGCACGCAGGTGAGGCTCTGCGACAGGGTCTATGGCGGCGAGCTCGTCTACACGGGTGCGCTCGACGAGCTCTTTGGCTTTGATGCGGGTGCGCTGCCGTATCGCACGGTCGACATGGTCTTCGAGACCCTGCCGGTCGATCAGTTCCAGCCCGTTGGCACCGTCAACTACACCGTCTCGGAGAACTTCACGCGCATCACGGAGTTCAAGCACATGACGGGCCAGGAGGTGCCGGGCAGGACGACCATCATGCGCGAGTACTCCCGCACGTATCTGCCGGGTATGGGCGAGACGCCCTACTATGTCATCAACGAGCCTGCAAACGTTGAGCTCTACGAGGGCTACCGCGAGCGCGTCGAGGGTGTTGTGAACTTCCATGTGGTCGGACGCCTTGCGGAGTATCGCTACTACGACATGGACGGTGTCGTTGCCTCCGCCCTCGAGCTCTCGGATGATCTCATCCAGAGCCATTAG